One window of the Salminus brasiliensis chromosome 1, fSalBra1.hap2, whole genome shotgun sequence genome contains the following:
- the LOC140558993 gene encoding uncharacterized protein, with amino-acid sequence MLALLLVIPWTSPITTCVFSPGHAVVDCGRDFVTAFPVDVASYDPSSVTNILKITALHASTNFYVVFDGSVIKTGTLNAGQTQAVYLPSEVEEHQLGQSSKSVRITSSNDITVFSISERANSVQTNVVQPVTNLGQEYHVPFLNFTELLLMLNDYSITNWVVSLDSSSQAQTYNYFRVLIINAEDKENTVKVTNEQSGSETSVKLSPFEVLQIQSSDSLMKVTAKANISILLTHPCLDTSLCRCTMVVHQLRPANLLGDSFLVPPPYITNNSRMFSTSDQPVKLKYGSPPRYGSQTLNPGSSAFLPFYQLLKDGFSNISASQPVSLRLLRFGSLVDLLPVSMFSACYLVHTTSATKSQAFVIVETLQAQSVRLDGGSFDSTVVWNVIVGTIYSWARVNLHSLMSHVIWHPSSKIAVYVFENMAMGVPYGGPAISVSDIPDANGCLVSPAMLKVKNDGLSWPESRQYCIQEGGRLSSPSYAEAQVSTALKLTKIGARGQAWIGLRRRLLTTNWYWQSGLDFSFSNWDSGQPVNPEKGMCVSIKMEPKGSYKWSTARCCSSLKPLCYIPTSYLTLTNTLS; translated from the exons ATGTTGGCCTTGCTGCTCGTTAT ACCCTGGACTTCACCAATAACAACCTGTGTGTTTTCACCAGGCCATGCTGTGGTGGACTGTGGTAGGGACTTCGTCACGGCCTTTCCGGTGGACGTCGCCTCCTACGATCCATCCAGTGTTACCAACATCCTCAAAATCACCGCCCTCCACGCCAGCACTAACTTCTATGTCGTCTTCGACGGCTCCGTCATTAAAACGGGGACCCTGAACGCAGGCCAGACGCAAGCTGTGTATCTTCCCAGTGAGGTGGAGGAGCACCAACTCGGCCAATCCTCAAAGTCTGTCCGAATCACCAGCAGCAATGACATCACTGTGTTTTCGATAAGCGAGAGGGCGAACAGCGTCCAGACCAACGTCGTCCAACCTGTGACTAACCTGGGTCAGGAGTATCACGTTCCCTTCCTCAATTTCACAGAGCTCCTCTTAATGCTAAACGACTACAGCATCACAAACTGGGTCGTCTCTTTGGATTCTTCCAGTCAGGCCCAGACTTACAACTACTTCCGGGTTCTCATCATCAACGCAGAAGATAAGGAGAACACGGTGAAGGTCACCAACGAACAAAGCGGCTCGGAGACGAGCGTTAAGCTCAGCCCCTTCGAGGTTCTCCAGATACAGAGCAGCGACTCCTTGATGAAGGTCACCGCTAAAGCCAACATCTCCATCTTGCTAACCCACCCTTGCTTGGACACCTCGCTCTGCAGATGCACGATGGTGGTCCATCAGCTCAGGCCCGCAAACCTCCTGGGGGACAGTTTCCTCGTACCTCCGCCTTACATTACCAACAATTCCCGAATGTTCTCGACGTCAGACCAGCCTGTCAAGCTCAAGTATGGATCTCCACCACGCTACGGCTCTCAGACGTTGAATCCTGGCAGCTCTGCCTTCCTACCCTTTTACCAACTTCTAAAGGACGGCTTCTCCAACATCTCAGCCTCCCAGCCTGTGTCCCTGAGGCTCCTCCGCTTCGGCAGTTTGGTAGATCTCCTCCCAGTCTCCATGTTCTCGGCCTGCTACCTGGTCCACACCACCTCTGCGACCAAATCTCAGGCCTTTGTCATCGTCGAAACACTGCAAGCACAAAGTGTGCGCTTGGATGGTGGATCTTTTGACTCGACGGTGGTCTGGAACGTCATAGTTGGTACCATATACTCTTGGGCCAGAGTGAATCTTCATTCTTTGATGTCGCATGTAATCTGGCATCCCTCCTCGAAGATTGCGGTGTACGTCTTTGAGAATATGGCGATGGGGGTTCCTTATGGAGGTCCGGCTATCTCAGTCAGTGACATACCAG ACGCCAACGGCTGTTTGGTCTCTCCGGCAATGCTGAAGGtcaaaaatgatgggttaagcTGGCCGGAGTCTCGTCAGTACTGCATACAGGAGGGTGGTCGTCTGTCCAGTCCTAGTTATGCAGAGGCCCAGGTTTCCACCGCCCTGAAACTGACAAAGATTGGAGCCCGAGGCCAGGCGTGGATCGGCCTGCGGCGCCGCCTGCTGACCACAAATTGGTACTGGCAGAGTGGGCTGGACTTCAGCTTCTCCAACTGGGACAGCGGCCAGCCGGTCAATCCGGAGAAAGGCATGTGTGTTTCCATTAAGATGGAGCCCAAAGGGAGCTACAAATGGAGCACTGCACGTTGCTGCTCATCCTTGAAGCCCTTGTGTTACATACCGACAAGCTACCTCACTCTCACCAACACGCTGTCCTGA
- the LOC140537569 gene encoding IgGFc-binding protein-like, whose amino-acid sequence MLTILLTVSVIYQGHAAEDYGRDFVTAFPENIAYYYPSVLTNVLKITALHANTNFHVIYNGANFITGTLNAGQTQAVYLPSEVEEHQLGQSSKSVRITSSNDITVFSISKRANSVQTNVVQPVTNLGQEYHVPFLNFTELLLMLNDYNVSDWVVSSDSSSQAQTYNYFRVLIINAEDKENTVKVTNEQSGSETSVKLSPFQVLQMKSSDSLMKVTAKANISILLTHPCLDTSLCRCTMVVHQLRPANLLGDSFLVPPSYITNNSRMFSTSDESVELRYGSPPLTGSEMLDAGSSDFLPFYQQLTMGFSNISASQPVSLRLMGVASLMDLIPVSMFSACYLVHVTSVTKSEALLIVETAHVSDVRLDSNTFGSSLEWNDINGTAYSWATVDLFLLMSHVIWHPSSKMAVYVLEKMQTSVEYGGPAISINKEPDPSGCLVSPAILKVSDQSVSWPESRQYCMQKGGQLASPSWAAAQRYMALELTKIGAKGQAWIGLRRSLQTMEWYWQSGQVFSFFNWDSGQPVNPEKGMCVFVKMEPNGSYTWGSARCCSSMKPMCFSPPSYLSLINPFG is encoded by the exons ATGCTGACCATCCTGCTCACGGTATCTGTGATTTACCAAG GCCATGCCGCGGAGGACTACGGTAGGGACTTCGTCACAGCCTTTCCGGAGAACATCGCCTACTACTATCCGTCCGTTCTCACCAACGTCCTCAAAATCACCGCCCTCCACGCCAACACTAACTTCCACGTCATCTACAACGGCGCAAACTTCATAACGGGGACCCTGAACGCAGGCCAGACGCAAGCTGTGTATCTTCCCAGTGAGGTGGAGGAGCACCAACTCGGCCAATCCTCAAAGTCTGTCCGAATCACCAGCAGCAATGACATCACTGTGTTTTCGATAAGCAAGAGGGCGAACAGCGTCCAGACCAACGTTGTCCAACCTGTGACTAACCTGGGTCAGGAGTATCACGTTCCCTTCCTCAATTTCACAGAGCTCCTCTTAATGCTAAACGACTACAACGTCTCCGACTGGGTCGTCTCTTCAGATTCTTCCAGTCAGGCCCAGACTTACAACTACTTCAGGGTTCTCATCATCAACGCAGAAGATAAGGAGAACACGGTGAAGGTCACCAACGAACAAAGCGGCTCGGAGACGAGCGTCAAGCTCAGCCCCTTCCAGGTTCTCCAGATGAAGAGCAGCGACTCCTTGATGAAGGTCACCGCTAAAGCCAACATCTCCATCTTGCTAACCCACCCTTGCTTGGACACCTCGCTCTGCAGATGCACGATGGTGGTCCATCAGCTCAGGCCCGCAAACCTCCTGGGGGACAGTTTCCTCGTACCTCCGTCCTACATTACCAACAATTCCCGAATGTTCTCGACGTCAGACGAGTCAGTGGAGCTCAGGTACGGTTCTCCACCCCTGACTGGCTCTGAGATGTTGGATGCTGGCAGCTCCGACTTCCTACCCTTCTACCAACAGCTAACGATGGGGTTCTCCAACATCTCAGCCTCCCAACCTGTGTCCCTGAGGCTCATGGGTGTCGCAAGTTTGATGGATCTCATCCCCGTCTCCATGTTCTCGGCCTGCTACCTGGTCCACGTCACCTCGGTCACCAAATCAGAGGCTTTGCTCATCGTTGAAACGGCCCATGTCTCAGATGTACGTCTAGACAGCAACACGTTTGGCTCATCGTTAGAGTGGAACGACATAAATGGCACGGCGTACTCCTGGGCCACAGTGGATCTTTTTCTCCTGATGTCCCACGTCATTTGGCATCCCTCCTCAAAGATGGCAGTGTACGTCCTTGAGAAAATGCAGACTTCGGTTGAATATGGTGGTCCAGCTATCTCTATAAATAAAGAACCAG ACCCCAGCGGCTGTTTGGTCTCTCCGGCAATCCTGAAggtcagtgatcaatcagtGAGCTGGCCAGAGTCTCGTCAGTACTGCATGCAGAAAGGCGGTCAGCTGGCCAGCCCTAGCTGGGCCGCTGCTCAGCGTTACATGGCCCTGGAGCTGACCAAGATTGGAGCTAAAGGTCAGGCGTGGATCGGCCTGCGGCGCAGCCTACAGACCATGGAGTGGTACTGGCAAAGCGGACAAGTCTTTAGCTTCTTCAACTGGGACAGCGGCCAGCCGGTCAATCCTGAGaaaggcatgtgtgtgtttgtcaagATGGAGCCCAACGGGAGCTATACGTGGGGCAGTGCACGATGCTGCTCATCCATGAAGCCCATGTGTTTCAGCCCACCCAGCTACCTGAGTCTCATCAACCCATTTGGCTGA
- the LOC140537601 gene encoding E3 ubiquitin-protein ligase TRIM11-like, whose amino-acid sequence MSAVAEDLEAELSCAVCLDVYKDPRLLTCGHNFCHACLLRLWENQGADLQSYSCPECRTTFEHYPATQRNIKLSNIIGHLQANREARDSGAGAVQLQHPEDAEHVPTPAAVCADHGRPWEFFCKEHKSCLCRSCLEEHQSHPYLLLQDAKAVSMAILKGHIRTLEKSRTQTQGSVEWLRCASSRLASDRAKLREQLVQLFDEIQDALAAEREAVFALVDLEEERSLTLLKSRLGEAEEKQGELAWLITEANGLVEQEIPAKDFMDRSDWVMERMLKVDVLQAPPCRVERHELDRPAVGQLQRDGQAAVRNVSKGIREKLRLGKSKLMESPPVPPKPLRSITLKPPTPELTDLILDPNTAHCNISISDDRSSARWVARPLARPPHPERFRLHPQVLCSQGLSEGEHVWQVEVGGTRRWEVGVTCKSRDQAWVDSCISWALRWDGRQLQAFEGHKRYSNPKLGTLKRAPELIQVHLHCGLKTLSFCTSEDGLLHSFSIKPSGPVFPGFYLEESFVKIKKQDNIHQIFP is encoded by the exons ATGTCGGCTGTGGCTGAAGATCTGGAGGCCGAGCTGAGCTGTGCCGTGTGTCTAGACGTTTATAAGGACCCGCGGCTGCTGACCTGCGGCCACAACTTCTGCCATGCATGTCTGCTTAGACTGTGGGAGAACCAGGGCGCCGACCTGCAGAGCTATTCATGCCCGGAGTGTCGCACCACCTTCGAACACTACCCAGCCACCCAGAGGAACATTAAACTGTCCAACATCATCGGACACCTCCAGGCCAACCGAGAAGCGCGAGACAgtggtgccggagcag tGCAGCTACAACACCCAGAGGATGCTGAGCATGTGCCGACACCGGCGGCGGTGTGTGCTGACCACGGGAGACCCTGGGAGTTTTTCTGCAAGGAGCACAAGTCCTGCCTCTGCAGATCCTGTCTGGAGGAGCACCAATCCCACCCCTACCTGCTGCTGCAGGACGCtaaagctgttagcatggccATTCTGAAAGGACATATCAGGACACTGGAGAAGTCCCGGACGCAAACGCAGGGCAGCGTAGAATGGCTGCGGTGCGCCAGCTCCCGGCTCGCCAGCGATCGcgctaaactgagggaacagctGGTGCAGCTGTTTGATGAGATACAGGACGCTCTGGCGGCTGAAAGGGAGGCGGTTTTCGCTCTTGTTGATCTGGAGGAGGAAAGAAGCCTCACACTTTTAAAGTCTCGCCTCGGGGAGGCGGAGGAGAAGCAGGGAGAGTTAGCATGGCTAATCACGGAGGCTAACGGACTGGTGGAACAGGAGATTCCCGCCAAAGACTTCATGGACCGTTCTGATTGGGTGATGGAGAGGATGCTGAAGGTTGATGTGCTGCAGGCTCCACCATGCCGTGTCGAGAGGCATGAGCTGGACAGGCCTGCGGTTGGTCAGCTACAGCGAGACGGTCAGGCCGCTGTGAGAAATGTTAGCAAAGGGATACGTGAGAAACTGAGGCTGGGGAAGAGCAAGCTTATGGAATCACCCCCGGTACCCCCAAAACCACTCAGATCCATCACCCTGAAACCCCCCACGCCAGAATTAACAGATCTGATACTGGATCCAAACACGGCCCACTGCAACATTAGCATATCCGATGACCGCTCATCAGCCCGGTGGGTGGCCCGTCCCCTGGCACGTCCGCCTCATCCCGAACGCTTCCGGTTGCACCCCCAGGTGCTGTGCAGTCAAGGCCTGTCCGAAGGAGAGCACGTCTGGCAGGTGGAAGTTGGAGGCACCCGCCGGTGGGAGGTGGGGGTCACCTGTaagagccgggaccaggcctgGGTAGACTCCTGTATCAGCTGGGCTCTGCGCTGGGATGGCCGCCAGCTCCAGGCTTTCGAGGGACACAAGCGCTACTCCAACCCCAAACTCGGGACCCTGAAGCGAGCCCCAGAGCTCATCCAGGTCCATCTGCACTGCGGGCTGAAGACGCTGAGTTTCTGTACCTCCGAGGACGGCCTCCTGCACAGCTTCAGCATAAAACCCTCAGGACCCGTCTTCCCAGGCTTCTATCTGGAGGAATCGTTTGTGAAGATCAAGAAGCAGGACAATATCCATCAGATCTTTCCATGA
- the LOC140558835 gene encoding sialic acid-binding Ig-like lectin 15: MDTQTFSITLTLLLLLLLQSTAPAAHDDGWSMTVPTEVLAREGYPVVLPCSFTHPHQTHHSSMHVVWRLGHGHTGTVLFRCSSLNGSQHCQPQQNQDQRYRLEGNYREHDLSLRINSASLQDSGRYYCRVELPGQPHGSYENKLGTRLRVEAPPRILSLTVEGSVDATLKALCQVQGYPLPDVQWMVPDDVFEGDTGLPLAQEAPVRHRTTSQLLDVQPGGQYTCTASNHLGKDQAMVYILPRAPEKITSEANSSALPLMLGLALVAKVLLALGLGAWVLNPFNSKEPTEGPDFTS; the protein is encoded by the exons ATGGACACCCAAACCTTCAGCATCACGCtgaccctgctgctgctgctgctgctccagtcAACAG CTCCAGCAGCCCACGATGATGGCTGGTCTATGACAGTTCCCACAGAGGTCCTAGCTAGGGAGGGTTACCCGGTTGTGCTGCCCTGCTCATTCACCCACCCCCACCAAACTCACCACTCCTCCATGCACGTGGTGTGGCGTCTGGGTCATGGCCACACGGGCACGGTGTTGTTCCGCTGCTCGAGTCTCAATGGCAGCCAGCACTGCCAGCCCCAGCAAAACCAGGACCAGCGCTACCGTCTGGAGGGAAACTACCGCGAGCATGACCTGTCACTGCGCATCAACAGTGCCTCCCTGCAGGACAGTGGCCGCTACTACTGCCGCGTAGAGCTGCCGGGACAACCACATGGTAGCTACGAGAATAAACTGGGGACGAGGCTGCGAGTGGAAG CTCCACCACGCATCCTGAGCTTGACCGTAGAAGGCAGTGTGGACGCTACTCTCAAAGCCCTGTGTCAGGTTCAGGGCTACCCCTTACCGGACGTCCAGTGGATGGTTCCAGATGATGTTTTCGAGGGCGATACTGGACTCCCGCTCGCTCAAGAGGCCCCTGTTCGGCACCGGACCACTAGCCAGCTGCTGGATGTCCAGCCGGGGGGGCAGTACACCTGTACTGCCTCAAACCACCTAGGCAAAGACCAAGCCATGGTGTACATTTTACCCCGCGCTCCAGAGAAGATTACCAGTGAGGCCAACTCTTCCGCTCTGCCACTGATGCTAGGGTTAGCATTAGTGGCTAAAGTGCTACTAGCCTTGGGTTTGGGGGCTTGGGTACTTAACCCCTTCAACTCAAAGGAGCCAACAGAGGGTCCAGATTTTACCTCCTAA
- the rpp25l gene encoding ribonuclease P protein subunit p25-like protein gives MENYRKAGVVEQPCPCPFPSLSADTPQVRVRDGSKIRNLMKFALSRMEGRAPAESGAAEEPQQSAPASGGSLCRQIVFTGVGPSVAKAITCVEILKRRVRGLHQCTRLLYRTVQETWEPLEPEAGLDNLTVSRNVPGIWVLLSRDPLDSGQPGYQAPGSFDALWAQAVKEESQSQRHQQRRKRGGGGGGRGGGPGGPGSAGGGGGEGGRGKGPRKQTGRPREGRKTTTAAGGGQE, from the coding sequence ATGGAGAACTACAGAAAGGCAGGTGTGGTGGAGCAGCCCTGCCCGTGTCCCTTCCCCAGCCTCTCTGCCGACACCCCTCAGGTCCGAGTTCGGGACGGCAGCAAAATCCGCAACCTCATGAAGTTCGCTCTGAGCCGCATGGAGGGGAGAGCGCCGGCCGAAAGCGGGGCTGCAGAGGAACCGCAGCAGAGCGCTCCAGCCTCTGGGGGAAGCCTGTGCAGGCAGATCGTGTTCACCGGAGTGGGTCCGAGCGTGGCCAAGGCCATCACCTGCGTGGAGATCCTGAAGCGGCGAGTCCGCGGCCTGCACCAGTGCACCCGGCTGCTCTACCGGACCGTGCAGGAGACTTGGGAGCCGCTGGAGCCGGAGGCTGGCCTGGACAACCTCACGGTCAGCAGGAACGTGCCTGGGATTTGGGTTCTGCTCTCCAGAGACCCGCTGGACTCCGGCCAGCCTGGGTACCAAGCGCCGGGCAGCTTCGATGCGCTTTGGGCTCAAGCTGTTAAAGAGGAGTCTCAGAGCCAGAGGCATCAACagaggaggaaaagaggaggaggaggaggaggacgggGTGGAGGTCCTGGAGGTCCTGGAagtgcaggaggaggaggaggagaaggagggagaggtaAAGGCCCAAGGAAGCAGACAGGACGTCCCAGGGAAGGacgaaaaacaacaacagcagcaggaggaggacaAGAGTGA